Proteins co-encoded in one Novosphingobium sp. PP1Y genomic window:
- the guaA gene encoding glutamine-hydrolyzing GMP synthase, whose protein sequence is MNIPSSDSVLIVDFGSQVTQLIARRVREAGVYSEIAPFSMAEEAFKRLDPVGIILSGSPASVLDDNGPRIPDCILESGRPMLGICYGQQSLMHQMGGEVLAGDSGEFGRAFIEIGDECALFDGLWNVGEKHQVWMSHGDKVTSLAPGFRPVASSSGAPFAVIANDEKRIYAMQFHPEVVHTPDGGKLLKNFVRHVCGMAGDWTMAEFRKTKIEEIREQVGDKRVICGLSGGVDSAVAAVLIHEAIGDQLTCVFVDHGLMRMGEAEQVVSLFRGHYNIPLVHVDASTLFLKGLEGVTDPEKKRKFIGKTFIDVFEDEAKKIGGAEFLAQGTLYPDVIESVSFTGGPSVTIKSHHNVGGLPERMDMKLVEPLRELFKDEVRELGRELGLPDIFVGRHPFPGPGLAIRIPGEVSRDKADILRKADAIYLEEIRNAGLYDAIWQAFAVLLPVKTVGVMGDGRTYDSVCALRAVTSTDGMTADIYPFDAAFLSRVATRIINEVKGINRVVYDYTSKPPGTIEWE, encoded by the coding sequence ATGAACATCCCCTCGTCAGATTCCGTACTCATCGTCGATTTCGGCAGCCAGGTTACCCAGCTGATCGCGCGCCGTGTGCGCGAAGCGGGGGTCTATTCCGAAATCGCGCCGTTCTCGATGGCCGAAGAAGCTTTCAAGCGCCTCGATCCGGTGGGCATCATCCTGTCGGGTTCGCCGGCCTCGGTGCTCGATGACAACGGTCCGCGCATTCCCGATTGCATTCTGGAGAGCGGCCGTCCGATGCTCGGCATATGCTATGGCCAGCAGTCGCTCATGCACCAGATGGGCGGCGAGGTGCTTGCCGGCGACTCGGGCGAGTTCGGCCGCGCCTTCATCGAGATCGGGGATGAGTGCGCCCTGTTCGACGGTCTCTGGAACGTGGGCGAAAAGCACCAGGTCTGGATGAGCCACGGCGACAAGGTGACCAGCCTTGCCCCGGGCTTCCGCCCCGTCGCGTCCAGCTCCGGTGCACCTTTCGCGGTGATCGCCAACGACGAGAAGCGCATCTACGCGATGCAGTTCCACCCCGAAGTGGTTCATACGCCCGATGGTGGCAAGCTGCTCAAGAACTTCGTGCGCCACGTCTGCGGCATGGCCGGCGACTGGACGATGGCCGAATTCCGCAAGACCAAGATCGAGGAAATCCGCGAGCAGGTCGGCGACAAGCGCGTGATCTGCGGCCTTTCGGGCGGCGTCGATTCCGCCGTGGCCGCCGTCCTCATCCATGAGGCGATCGGCGACCAGCTCACTTGCGTTTTCGTCGATCATGGCCTGATGCGCATGGGCGAGGCCGAGCAGGTCGTGTCGCTGTTCCGCGGCCACTACAATATCCCGCTCGTCCACGTCGACGCCTCGACCCTGTTCCTCAAGGGGCTGGAGGGCGTCACCGACCCCGAAAAGAAGCGCAAGTTCATCGGCAAGACCTTCATCGACGTCTTCGAGGACGAGGCGAAGAAGATCGGCGGCGCCGAGTTCCTGGCCCAGGGCACCCTCTATCCCGACGTGATCGAATCGGTTTCCTTCACCGGCGGTCCCTCGGTCACGATCAAGAGCCACCACAACGTCGGCGGCCTGCCCGAGCGCATGGACATGAAACTGGTCGAACCGCTGCGCGAACTGTTCAAGGACGAAGTGCGCGAGCTGGGCCGCGAACTGGGCCTGCCCGACATCTTCGTGGGCCGCCACCCGTTCCCCGGACCGGGCCTCGCCATCCGCATTCCCGGCGAAGTCAGCCGCGACAAGGCCGATATCCTGCGCAAGGCCGATGCGATCTACCTCGAGGAGATTCGCAATGCCGGCCTCTACGATGCGATCTGGCAGGCTTTCGCGGTGCTGCTGCCGGTCAAGACCGTTGGCGTCATGGGCGACGGCCGCACCTACGACAGCGTTTGCGCCCTGCGCGCGGTCACGTCGACCGACGGGATGACCGCCGACATCTATCCCTTCGATGCCGCCTTCCTCAGCCGTGTCGCCACGCGCATCATCAACGAGGTGAAGGGCATCAACCGCGTGGTTTACGACTACACCTCCAAGCCGCCCGGCACGATCGAGTGGGAATGA
- a CDS encoding TonB-dependent receptor translates to MTKTMLALGAAPLALLPLAAHADEAAADAITILVVGQHESAISIEPRGLSVSLGEEQFAGINAQNVEDLMKYAPDFFVRKRYAGDSNGVPGFRGTHSTQSARTLVMVDGFTVSNFLGNSFGFAPKWGIVGPGEVAQFDIVYGPYSARYAGNSMGGLVNITTRSPQKTEAFATVQGLAQHYDQFGTRDTYRGYSAEAGFGFRQEDGPWSLRVSGRHFRNDGHPQMFYGLAESDSTMPATAVAGAVIDPRQGQAYAPGSPAKPIFAAQSPAAITQDQAKLRLGYDGASGVTGEFLLAYWHNLDSQTAPDCYLRDAAGNVVCEGLVSLGGKTYDASGAKWSRSIRDELLAGLKLAAPLSDRVTVQANVSSYQILRSDGFTSGSYAAGEANGPGTLARQGPTYWWTGDLSFNARLAGFELAAGSSANLYRTDATNYALDSWRRDEGKDFSSRTFGKTRVLAGWAELRVPLEAVTLTLGARYEDWRAFDGGLTRLGSDALAGQQVTGRYDSRHADGFQPKAAFEWAIDSLTTLQLSLARATRFPTVGELFQGSLNGDGSFNEDSFDPGLKPERSSDANLVLAHDFGSVKLTGSAFWQRVEDTIFSFTGFNQNGVTTSSYKNIDVTRQYGFEAIAEARDVIVPGLDIDANAAFIDSITVRNDAAPAAEGVQFPRIPRWRINANLRYRVTGPVMVSVGMRYASRPNTDLLGEQRGDTYGYTSELFALDARINWNVIERLRVSAGVDNITNDRAWVYHPYPQRSFLIEAGWTL, encoded by the coding sequence ATGACAAAGACCATGCTCGCGCTCGGCGCGGCGCCGCTTGCCCTGCTTCCCCTTGCCGCCCACGCCGATGAAGCGGCGGCAGACGCGATTACCATTCTCGTTGTCGGCCAGCACGAATCCGCAATCTCCATCGAACCGCGCGGCCTTTCGGTCAGCCTTGGTGAGGAGCAGTTCGCCGGCATCAATGCCCAGAACGTCGAGGACCTGATGAAATACGCGCCCGATTTCTTCGTGCGCAAACGCTATGCCGGGGATTCCAACGGCGTGCCGGGCTTCCGGGGCACCCATTCGACCCAGAGCGCACGAACGCTGGTGATGGTCGATGGCTTCACGGTCTCCAACTTCCTTGGCAATTCCTTCGGCTTTGCGCCCAAGTGGGGGATTGTCGGTCCGGGCGAGGTTGCGCAGTTCGACATCGTCTATGGCCCTTACTCGGCGCGCTATGCGGGCAATTCGATGGGCGGGCTCGTCAATATCACGACCCGCTCCCCGCAGAAGACGGAAGCCTTCGCCACGGTGCAGGGACTGGCCCAGCACTACGACCAGTTCGGCACCCGCGACACATATCGGGGCTATTCCGCAGAGGCCGGTTTCGGCTTTCGGCAGGAGGACGGACCATGGTCGCTGCGCGTGTCCGGCCGCCATTTCCGCAACGACGGCCATCCGCAGATGTTCTACGGCCTTGCGGAATCGGACAGCACCATGCCTGCCACCGCTGTGGCCGGCGCCGTCATCGATCCACGGCAGGGGCAGGCTTATGCGCCGGGTTCGCCTGCCAAGCCCATCTTTGCTGCGCAGAGCCCGGCGGCAATCACCCAGGACCAGGCGAAGCTGCGCCTCGGTTACGATGGCGCTTCGGGCGTGACCGGCGAATTCCTGCTGGCCTACTGGCACAACCTCGACAGCCAGACTGCGCCCGACTGCTACTTGCGCGATGCTGCAGGCAATGTGGTCTGCGAAGGTCTCGTTTCGCTTGGCGGGAAAACCTACGATGCCAGCGGAGCCAAGTGGTCGCGCTCCATACGCGATGAACTGCTGGCGGGTCTCAAGCTTGCAGCGCCGCTTTCGGACCGGGTGACGGTGCAGGCGAATGTCTCCAGCTATCAGATCCTGCGTTCGGACGGCTTTACCTCCGGCAGCTATGCGGCTGGAGAGGCCAATGGCCCGGGCACGCTCGCCCGTCAGGGGCCGACTTACTGGTGGACTGGCGATCTTTCCTTCAATGCCCGCCTTGCCGGGTTCGAGCTGGCTGCCGGAAGCAGCGCCAATCTCTACCGGACCGATGCCACCAACTATGCGCTGGACAGTTGGCGCCGTGACGAGGGCAAGGATTTCTCGAGCCGGACCTTCGGCAAGACGCGCGTGCTGGCGGGCTGGGCCGAACTGCGCGTTCCGCTCGAGGCGGTGACGCTGACGCTGGGCGCCCGCTACGAGGACTGGCGCGCCTTCGATGGCGGATTGACCCGGCTGGGCAGCGATGCATTGGCGGGCCAGCAGGTGACGGGGCGCTATGATAGCCGCCACGCCGACGGCTTCCAGCCCAAGGCTGCGTTCGAATGGGCAATCGATTCCCTAACGACGCTGCAATTGAGCCTGGCCAGGGCCACGCGTTTTCCCACTGTCGGGGAGCTGTTCCAGGGCAGCCTCAATGGCGATGGCAGCTTCAACGAGGACAGCTTCGATCCCGGCCTGAAGCCGGAGCGGTCGAGCGATGCGAATCTGGTTCTGGCGCACGATTTCGGTTCGGTGAAATTGACCGGTTCGGCGTTCTGGCAGCGGGTGGAGGACACCATCTTCTCCTTCACCGGCTTCAACCAGAACGGTGTCACCACCTCCAGCTACAAGAACATCGACGTGACGCGCCAATACGGCTTCGAGGCGATCGCGGAAGCGCGCGACGTGATCGTGCCGGGGCTCGACATCGATGCCAACGCGGCGTTTATCGATTCGATTACGGTGCGCAACGATGCCGCCCCGGCGGCGGAGGGCGTGCAGTTTCCGCGCATCCCGCGCTGGCGGATCAATGCGAACCTGCGGTACCGGGTGACAGGGCCGGTGATGGTGTCGGTCGGCATGCGCTATGCCAGCAGGCCCAACACCGATCTGCTGGGGGAGCAGCGCGGCGATACCTATGGCTATACGTCCGAGCTTTTCGCGCTGGATGCCAGAATTAACTGGAACGTGATCGAACGGCTCCGGGTCAGTGCGGGCGTGGACAACATCACCAATGACCGCGCCTGGGTTTACCACCCCTATCCGCAGCGCAGCTTCCTGATCGAGGCGGGTTGGACGCTATGA
- a CDS encoding MerC domain-containing protein, giving the protein MSVQFRTRAAGKRRTDIVEGAAVSASLLCLVHCLALPLLLLLLPGALGLFVQSPTFHFVAMGMVAPAALAAFWLGYRRHGARRPVLLGLAGVVSLALALMPGMGHVGEASLTVTGSLLLIAGHTMNWRLRACGISWRQRQEARSALTHDR; this is encoded by the coding sequence ATGTCTGTACAATTTCGAACTCGTGCGGCCGGTAAGCGCAGGACCGATATCGTCGAAGGCGCTGCGGTCTCTGCCTCGCTCCTTTGCCTGGTGCATTGCCTGGCGCTGCCGCTCCTGCTGCTGTTGCTCCCCGGCGCGCTTGGGCTCTTCGTGCAGTCGCCGACGTTTCACTTCGTCGCCATGGGGATGGTCGCTCCGGCGGCGCTGGCGGCCTTCTGGCTGGGCTATCGCCGTCATGGCGCTCGACGGCCGGTTCTGCTTGGGCTTGCGGGAGTGGTGAGCCTTGCCCTCGCGCTGATGCCGGGCATGGGGCATGTCGGCGAGGCAAGCCTGACTGTGACCGGTAGCCTGCTGCTGATCGCGGGGCATACGATGAACTGGCGGTTGCGCGCTTGCGGCATCTCCTGGCGGCAGAGGCAAGAAGCGCGCTCAGCGCTCACACATGACAGGTAA
- a CDS encoding TonB-dependent receptor domain-containing protein, which yields MKIRALLLCAASLPAISAPSAHADEANGGSRIVVTATAFEQKADETATPVIVLRGDDLVHRRQATLGDTLAGQPGINFDNFGGGASRPVIRGQTAPRVQSLSDGANIQDASAVSPDHAVTAEPLLLEGIEVLRGPSALLYGGGAIGGAINLIDGKVPTALPEGGFSGVAEGRLGTADDERSLVGGLTAGIGPFAIHVEGVRRTSDDYRIPKKFGDRHVDGSYNDTSTFSVGGSWVGPDGYLGVAYTRQRSEYGLPGHSHEYESCHPHGTSLHCGSHDDHDHDHDHDHDHDHEHDHDEVPYVKLRSERFDIRSEYRNPLPGFEKVRLRMAFTDYEHDELEHDEISTTFRNKAHDIRFELTHKPLAGLRGIFGVQHSSSRFSAVGEEAFLPQSDTENTALFLMETLAAGQVRFEVAARQEWQSIETTLNRRVTHQPFSISGAAIWNVGSDYSLSLSLARSQRAPNAQELFARGVHLATNTYEMGSAALGTETAKSIDVTLRKTAGATTFTIGAYHQDFSDYIFAETLDRFEDFRLIRYTAADARFTGIDGEVRQQITPEFALSIFGDYVRAKLKDGLGNLPRIPAGRLGGRTDGRWGPLSADLEYYRVFEQGKVASFETRTPGYDMVNATLAYKLALGPQANAELFVRGNNLTNALAFNHASFIKQAAPLRGRNFTFGVRSTF from the coding sequence TTGAAAATTCGTGCCTTGCTGCTTTGTGCAGCTTCCCTGCCCGCGATCTCGGCGCCGTCCGCCCATGCTGACGAGGCAAACGGCGGCTCGCGAATTGTCGTCACGGCCACGGCGTTCGAACAAAAGGCCGACGAAACCGCAACCCCGGTGATCGTCCTGAGAGGCGACGACCTCGTCCATCGCCGCCAGGCCACGCTCGGAGACACGCTGGCCGGGCAGCCGGGCATCAATTTCGACAATTTCGGCGGCGGCGCCAGCCGTCCGGTTATCCGCGGCCAGACCGCACCGCGCGTCCAGTCGCTTTCGGACGGTGCGAACATTCAGGACGCATCGGCCGTCTCGCCCGACCATGCTGTCACCGCCGAACCGCTTCTGCTGGAAGGCATCGAAGTCCTGCGAGGCCCCTCCGCCCTGCTCTATGGCGGGGGCGCGATCGGCGGCGCGATCAACCTGATCGACGGCAAGGTCCCCACAGCACTCCCCGAGGGCGGTTTCTCCGGCGTCGCCGAAGGGCGCCTCGGCACGGCCGATGACGAACGCTCGCTGGTTGGCGGGCTAACCGCCGGGATCGGCCCCTTCGCAATCCATGTCGAGGGCGTGCGTCGCACCTCGGACGACTACCGCATTCCCAAGAAGTTCGGCGACCGCCACGTCGACGGTTCGTACAACGACACATCGACATTCAGTGTCGGCGGCTCATGGGTCGGGCCGGATGGCTATCTCGGCGTGGCCTATACCCGCCAGCGCAGCGAATATGGCCTGCCCGGCCACAGCCACGAATACGAATCGTGCCATCCGCACGGCACCAGCCTGCACTGCGGCAGCCACGATGATCACGACCATGACCATGACCATGACCATGACCATGATCACGAACATGACCACGACGAAGTCCCGTACGTGAAGTTGAGGAGCGAGCGCTTCGACATCCGCAGCGAATACCGCAACCCGCTGCCGGGCTTCGAGAAAGTGCGCCTGCGCATGGCATTCACCGACTACGAGCATGACGAGCTCGAGCACGACGAAATCTCCACGACCTTCCGCAACAAGGCGCACGACATCCGATTCGAACTGACGCACAAGCCGCTGGCAGGCCTACGCGGCATCTTTGGTGTCCAGCATTCAAGCAGCAGGTTCAGCGCCGTCGGCGAGGAAGCCTTCCTGCCGCAGAGCGATACTGAAAACACCGCATTGTTCCTTATGGAAACACTGGCAGCCGGACAGGTGCGCTTCGAAGTGGCCGCGCGGCAGGAATGGCAGAGCATTGAGACCACTCTCAATCGTCGTGTCACCCACCAGCCCTTCTCCATCTCCGGCGCGGCGATCTGGAACGTCGGCAGCGACTATTCGCTCTCACTCTCGCTTGCCCGCTCGCAGCGAGCGCCCAACGCGCAGGAACTCTTCGCGCGCGGCGTTCACCTGGCAACCAATACTTATGAGATGGGCAGCGCCGCGCTGGGCACGGAAACGGCGAAGTCGATCGACGTGACCCTGCGCAAGACCGCCGGGGCAACGACCTTCACGATCGGCGCCTACCACCAGGACTTCAGTGACTACATTTTCGCAGAGACGCTGGATCGCTTCGAGGACTTCCGCCTGATTCGCTACACGGCCGCCGACGCCCGCTTCACCGGGATCGACGGCGAAGTGCGCCAGCAGATCACACCGGAATTCGCGCTGTCGATCTTCGGGGACTATGTGCGCGCAAAGCTGAAGGACGGCCTGGGCAACTTGCCGCGCATTCCTGCCGGTCGGCTGGGGGGCCGGACCGATGGTCGCTGGGGCCCGCTCTCTGCGGATCTCGAATACTATCGCGTGTTCGAACAAGGCAAAGTGGCCTCGTTCGAGACGCGCACGCCCGGCTACGACATGGTCAATGCGACTTTGGCCTACAAGCTTGCACTCGGCCCGCAGGCCAATGCCGAACTGTTCGTGCGCGGTAACAACCTGACCAATGCCCTGGCGTTCAACCACGCCTCGTTCATCAAACAGGCAGCGCCGCTGCGCGGCCGCAACTTCACCTTCGGCGTGCGCAGCACGTTCTGA